A window of the Gossypium arboreum isolate Shixiya-1 chromosome 2, ASM2569848v2, whole genome shotgun sequence genome harbors these coding sequences:
- the LOC108467207 gene encoding sufE-like protein 1, chloroplastic/mitochondrial — protein MASYFISSARFCTSKFPIAVHLSKPLLLPSKPSKFPFSSNRFISFQNIPTKSPPPLLSSSSTSTPLQPMEELPPKLQDIIKLFQSVEEPKAKYEQLMFYGKNLKPLDAQFKTKDNKVEGCVSQVWVRAYLDEDKNVYYQADSDSVLTKGLAALLVNGLSGRPVPEVLKISPDFAVLLGLQQSLTPSRNNGFLNMLKLMQRKALELLIEAEKGSGSSGNGQIVNDNSEKPVESSSLDSKADENSGVGSSSLKGSEESSNGLGSRGMRIKEKLERELSPIELKVEDVSYQHAGHAGVRGSDGETHFNLKIVSKEFEGKSLVKRHRLVYGLLDQELQSGLHALSIVAKTPSEVEAK, from the coding sequence TTGCACTTCCAAATTCCCAATCGCTGTGCATCTATCAAAGCCCCTCCTTCTcccttcaaaaccctcaaaatttcCATTCTCTTCCAACAGATTTATATCTTTCCAAAACATCCCTACCAAATCCCCACCTCCGCTTCTTTCATCTTCCTCAACCTCCACCCCCCTCCAACCAATGGAAGAACTCCCTCCTAAGCTCCAAGATATCATCAAGCTTTTCCAGTCGGTTGAAGAACCCAAGGCCAAGTACGAGCAGCTCATGTTTTATGGAAAAAACTTGAAACCCCTTGATGCCCAGTTCAAAACTAAGGACAACAAAGTTGAGGGCTGTGTTTCTCAGGTTTGGGTCAGGGCTTACCTTGATGAAGATAAGAATGTTTACTATCAAGCAGATTCTGATTCTGTTTTAACCAAAGGACTCGCTGCTTTGCTGGTTAATGGATTGTCTGGAAGGCCAGTCCCGGAAGTTTTGAAGATTTCTCCTGATTTTGCTGTGCTTCTTGGGCTGCAACAGAGCTTGACACCTTCAAGGAACAATGGGTTTCTGAACATGTTGAAGTTGATGCAAAGGAAAGCACTTGAGTTGCTTATTGAAGCTGAGAAGGGTAGTGGGTCTTCAGGTAATGGTCAGATTGTGAATGATAACAGTGAAAAACCTGTTGAGAGTTCAAGTTTAGATTCAAAAGCTGATGAGAATTCTGGTGTTGGATCGAGTTCTTTAAAAGGTAGTGAAGAAAGTTCAAATGGTTTGGGAAGTAGAGGAATGAGGATCAAAGAGAAGCTGGAAAGGGAGCTTAGTCCTATTGAATTGAAAGTGGAGGATGTTTCTTATCAGCATGCTGGACATGCTGGTGTGAGGGGTAGTGATGGGGAAACACATTTTAATCTGAAAATTGTGTCCAAGGAATTTGAAGGGAAGAGTTTGGTTAAAAGGCATAGATTAGTTTATGGTTTGTTGGATCAGGAATTGCAGAGTGGATTGCACGCCTTGTCTATCGTGGCAAAGACACCCTCTGAAGTTGAAGCAAAATGA